A genomic region of Polyangiaceae bacterium contains the following coding sequences:
- a CDS encoding Gfo/Idh/MocA family oxidoreductase, which translates to MPRIAVIGAGSWGRHLVRNFAAEGALACVCDNHPDRLDEVRAQYPHVQTTPHVERLLTDSSIDAVVIATPAETHGKLARRALEAGKDVFVEKPLCLSLSEAQSLVELATSKDRLLMVGHLLWYHPAILALDELVTGGKLGRIQYVYSNRLNLGRVRREENILWSFAPHDISVILGLVKEMPTEIVARGASYLQKQIADVTVSMLSFASGVRAHIFVSWLHPFKEQKLVVVGDRQMAVFDDMEAHDKLVLYPHTIDFQQDTPLTIKAAAIRVPVAQLEPLRAECQHFIDCVKNRKTPRTDGREAIRVLTVLQRCEESLRGAGSI; encoded by the coding sequence ATGCCTCGAATCGCCGTCATTGGAGCTGGATCCTGGGGACGCCACCTCGTGCGCAATTTCGCCGCCGAGGGCGCGCTCGCCTGCGTTTGCGACAATCATCCCGACCGGCTCGACGAAGTCCGCGCCCAATATCCTCACGTGCAAACGACGCCCCATGTGGAGCGACTTCTCACAGACTCGTCCATCGACGCCGTCGTCATCGCAACGCCTGCGGAAACGCACGGCAAGCTTGCGCGCCGCGCGCTCGAAGCAGGCAAAGACGTGTTCGTGGAAAAACCTCTTTGTTTGTCGCTCTCGGAAGCGCAATCGCTCGTGGAATTGGCGACGTCGAAAGATCGCTTGTTGATGGTTGGACATCTCTTGTGGTATCACCCGGCAATTTTGGCGCTCGATGAATTGGTGACGGGTGGAAAACTCGGCCGGATTCAATACGTCTATTCAAATCGATTGAATTTGGGTCGCGTGCGCCGAGAAGAAAATATATTATGGTCGTTCGCTCCGCACGACATCTCCGTCATCCTGGGCCTCGTGAAGGAAATGCCGACCGAAATCGTAGCTCGAGGTGCATCTTATCTACAAAAACAAATCGCCGACGTGACGGTGAGCATGTTGTCGTTTGCGAGCGGAGTTCGAGCTCATATTTTCGTATCGTGGCTGCATCCCTTCAAAGAACAAAAGCTCGTGGTCGTCGGGGATCGTCAAATGGCCGTATTCGACGACATGGAAGCGCACGACAAGCTCGTCTTGTATCCCCACACCATCGATTTTCAGCAGGACACGCCGCTCACGATCAAAGCCGCAGCAATACGCGTACCCGTTGCGCAGCTCGAACCCTTGCGCGCCGAATGCCAGCATTTCATCGATTGCGTGAAAAACCGAAAAACGCCGCGCACCGATGGTCGCGAAGCCATTCGCGTGCTCACCGTGCTTCAGCGTTGCGAAGAGAGCCTACGCGGGGCGGGATCGATCTAA
- a CDS encoding AAA family ATPase, which yields MDMQISLGIDDFRALREGGFEYVDKTHFITELIDRRGIKVILVPRPRRFGKSLNISLLRWFFEKNNEDLWHLFEGLHVARAGEKYRAHFGQYPVVHISFKETKALHFDGCVSEAKRLIRDMYVHHAASLEGRLEPWAEAEFRAIVDGSADIGLYRRSLKNLTRFLHQVHGKAPIVLIDEYDAGIVAGYTNGFYTEAVDFFGAFYLAGLKDNPHLERAVMTGILRVSRESIFSELNNVGVYTLLAKEFNTCFGFTESEVEDLVQRAGISHTMDALRGYYNGYDFGGEAIYNPWSILTYLANEIKELMPYWINTSANTLVKELLRLHAFVVEKDIRTLLERGSIDRELDENIVFVELKRSSRALWNILVFTGYLKAVRQPRGPGQTWPVFRLSIPNTEVSYVYRTTFQSWMDEGMRAQGGAIEKLLDALLAGNVTEFEAQLGAFALYCVSFHDVDARDPERFYQGLMIGLLASLEPGYEVRSNRESGEGRPDVMIKPRSPGKPGVVLELKAARAKKTLKQALKEGHDQFRKSDYAAELRAAGVEQVHAMVIAFDGKQVKVELAKAPSKKSSVLRKAGQAIRKAAKKVTAKKRATRK from the coding sequence ATGGACATGCAAATCTCCCTCGGTATCGATGATTTCCGCGCACTGCGTGAAGGTGGCTTCGAGTACGTCGACAAGACGCACTTCATCACGGAGCTGATTGACCGAAGGGGCATCAAGGTCATCCTGGTTCCTCGCCCGCGCAGATTCGGCAAGTCCCTGAACATTTCCTTACTTCGATGGTTTTTCGAAAAAAACAACGAAGACCTCTGGCACCTCTTCGAAGGACTCCATGTTGCCCGCGCGGGGGAAAAGTACCGGGCGCACTTTGGGCAATATCCTGTCGTTCACATCAGCTTCAAGGAAACCAAGGCTCTGCATTTCGACGGATGCGTGAGCGAAGCCAAGCGCTTGATTCGGGACATGTACGTGCACCATGCGGCTTCGCTCGAAGGTCGCCTCGAACCGTGGGCCGAAGCTGAATTCAGGGCCATCGTCGATGGCAGTGCCGACATCGGGCTTTACCGCCGGTCGCTCAAGAACCTGACGCGTTTTCTGCACCAGGTGCACGGCAAAGCTCCAATCGTCCTCATCGACGAATACGACGCTGGGATCGTTGCAGGGTATACGAATGGCTTTTACACCGAAGCGGTCGATTTTTTCGGGGCTTTTTATTTGGCTGGATTGAAGGACAACCCGCACCTCGAACGAGCGGTCATGACGGGGATTCTGCGCGTTTCGAGGGAGAGCATCTTCTCCGAGCTCAACAATGTCGGTGTGTACACGTTGCTCGCGAAAGAATTCAATACGTGTTTCGGCTTTACGGAGAGCGAAGTCGAGGACCTCGTGCAAAGGGCCGGCATTTCGCACACGATGGACGCTTTGCGAGGCTATTACAATGGTTACGACTTCGGCGGGGAGGCTATTTACAACCCGTGGTCGATCCTCACGTACCTGGCGAATGAAATCAAAGAATTGATGCCGTATTGGATCAACACGAGCGCCAATACGCTCGTGAAGGAGTTGCTCCGGCTTCATGCATTCGTCGTCGAAAAGGACATTCGAACGCTCCTCGAAAGGGGGAGCATCGACAGGGAGCTCGATGAAAACATCGTGTTTGTCGAGCTGAAAAGGAGCTCGCGGGCGCTCTGGAACATCCTCGTGTTCACCGGCTATTTGAAAGCGGTCAGGCAGCCTCGTGGTCCCGGTCAAACATGGCCAGTGTTTCGTCTGTCAATTCCGAACACCGAGGTTAGCTACGTCTATCGCACGACATTTCAATCGTGGATGGACGAAGGGATGCGCGCCCAAGGTGGCGCCATCGAAAAGTTGCTCGATGCGCTTCTCGCGGGCAATGTGACTGAATTCGAGGCACAGCTCGGAGCATTTGCGCTCTATTGCGTGTCGTTTCATGACGTCGACGCCAGAGATCCAGAACGGTTTTATCAAGGCTTGATGATCGGCCTGCTCGCGAGCCTCGAGCCGGGGTATGAAGTGCGATCGAATCGGGAATCGGGCGAAGGGCGTCCGGATGTGATGATCAAGCCGCGGAGTCCTGGGAAACCGGGTGTCGTGCTGGAATTGAAAGCGGCGCGGGCCAAAAAAACGCTGAAACAAGCGCTGAAGGAAGGGCACGACCAATTCCGCAAAAGCGATTACGCCGCGGAGCTGCGCGCTGCGGGCGTCGAGCAAGTGCATGCGATGGTCATTGCATTCGACGGCAAGCAGGTGAAGGTGGAGTTGGCCAAGGCGCCCTCGAAAAAGTCGAGCGTGCTGCGCAAGGCGGGACAAGCCATTCGCAAAGCGGCAAAAAAGGTGACGGCCAAAAAACGAGCGACGCGAAAGTAA
- the cyaY gene encoding iron donor protein CyaY, which produces MSTEAMTEAAFERVADDTLRDIERALSDVDSIEVDLQMGVLTIEFSDGTRYVVNSHRAAKQIWMAAERTAWHFDPRSEGREWRANKDGSELWSTLEATLSRKLGTTVTLARRNA; this is translated from the coding sequence ATGAGCACCGAGGCGATGACCGAGGCCGCATTCGAACGAGTTGCCGACGACACGCTGCGAGACATCGAACGAGCGCTCAGCGATGTCGACTCCATCGAGGTGGACCTGCAAATGGGCGTGCTCACCATCGAATTCAGCGATGGCACTCGATACGTCGTGAACAGTCACCGCGCTGCCAAGCAGATTTGGATGGCCGCGGAACGTACCGCTTGGCACTTCGACCCGCGATCCGAAGGTCGCGAGTGGCGTGCGAACAAAGACGGCTCGGAATTGTGGTCGACGCTCGAAGCGACACTTTCGCGTAAACTCGGCACCACCGTCACGCTCGCTCGTCGCAACGCCTGA
- a CDS encoding matrixin family metalloprotease codes for MRVSTCLVLAALVGLVASSARTAEGACRTSTCRDVPICDGVEQLDPSCIPLAWKRPCVGVSLQVNGSEQVPFEVANALVTKAFQTWEEPACDELSGGKPNIHVENMGPIECDLVQYNSRAANANVVVFRDLNWPHPSGPHNIALTTVTYDTRTGEIYDADMELNTAEFGFSTSDGDVQTDLLSVLTHEAGHFLGLTHSLDSSATMWANYTTGNLGPRTLAVDDIAGICSVYPAVDPPVDKATCNPIPRHGFSPACLSKQTEGDCSVSGPLGTSRDGAGAMVMVMVVTWLRLRRQTGGPAQGQ; via the coding sequence ATGCGCGTTTCGACTTGCTTGGTCTTGGCAGCTCTCGTCGGGCTCGTCGCATCGAGCGCACGCACGGCAGAGGGAGCTTGTCGCACGTCGACGTGCCGTGACGTTCCCATTTGCGACGGCGTAGAACAGCTCGACCCGAGTTGCATTCCGCTTGCGTGGAAGCGCCCGTGCGTGGGCGTGAGCTTGCAAGTGAACGGGTCGGAGCAGGTGCCGTTCGAGGTGGCCAATGCGCTCGTGACGAAGGCATTTCAAACGTGGGAAGAGCCTGCTTGCGACGAGCTTTCGGGGGGCAAACCGAACATCCACGTGGAGAACATGGGGCCGATCGAATGTGACCTCGTGCAATACAACTCGCGTGCGGCAAACGCGAACGTGGTCGTGTTTCGCGACTTGAACTGGCCGCACCCATCGGGTCCGCACAACATCGCGCTGACGACGGTCACGTACGATACGCGGACGGGTGAAATCTACGACGCGGACATGGAGCTGAACACGGCGGAGTTTGGCTTTTCGACATCCGACGGGGACGTGCAAACGGACTTGCTTTCGGTGCTGACGCACGAGGCGGGGCACTTTTTGGGGCTCACGCATTCGCTCGATTCGAGCGCGACGATGTGGGCGAATTACACGACGGGAAACCTCGGGCCGCGCACGCTGGCGGTCGATGACATCGCGGGGATTTGTTCGGTGTATCCGGCGGTGGATCCGCCGGTGGACAAGGCGACGTGCAACCCGATTCCGAGGCATGGGTTTTCGCCGGCGTGTTTGTCGAAGCAGACCGAGGGGGACTGTTCGGTGAGCGGTCCTTTGGGGACATCGCGCGACGGCGCGGGGGCGATGGTGATGGTGATGGTTGTGACTTGGCTACGTCTACGCAGACAAACCGGGGGACCGGCGCAGGGTCAATGA
- a CDS encoding methyltransferase produces the protein MDSGAGNNGPKGPGNPPTPAAPGVRAAMPSSARRTLRAGEIPSAKIECVHAEQCGGCPLIGIDHAQQLTTKRARVVSSIVHYPALELLYTRQVIPADLIVAYRGRAKLIVSPTGGIGLYGRSGNHEVVDIPSCRVLAPPLSEVTATLRALLASPPAGTEALLTPFDPQKGGVLRAIDLREVHMPAAVATSFPETTPGPQGSRVGVLLTFVLQRDRASSRDALMAAGKLVRPLLPRVIGVAANLHEADAPQILGPETIVLDGAAHAEDRIGRTYHMASYGSFVQVHRGQAARVHALIAREIASLDMQLLLDETGTKRRQPRVLDLYGGSGAISVALAQEQNIVTMIESFAPAVANARAAAASQGLGELDARVGDAAELVTQLVSKHEKFDTVVMNPPRRGVSPAAREAIARIGAPLCIYVSCDPDTLARDLDHFSRVGYTSSELIPLDMIPLTEEVETIAVLKKAPPVAPRVIYEDDDVIVVEKGPHEPVENQPEYVTSLMQRCLRLPGVSSLKVVNKLDTGTSGLCIFARNEVARQLWATALATSGRLIYLVAAKGVTPTKGAIARDLREAGRSYMARTRYRRLAVASGHSILRVIPDGHRPHQIRRHLAAIGHPVLGDERYGHVATNRYFEEKHGLDRSFVHLIRIEIAHPRTGAKLLIESTLPGDLRGTLERSTGSNVLKFLEQKHALGEQRASSMLPPDPSGARTSQPRLTPLSDPPPSHAPDSLVEPTSQGTPDSLALPPPSRPSYAPTITERPPASESALSPVPDLDEAPQTNRHAIVSDDDF, from the coding sequence ATGGATTCTGGCGCAGGGAACAACGGCCCGAAGGGTCCCGGCAATCCCCCCACTCCGGCGGCTCCTGGCGTGCGCGCAGCGATGCCAAGCTCGGCGCGACGAACGTTGCGTGCAGGTGAGATACCGTCGGCAAAGATCGAGTGTGTTCACGCGGAGCAATGCGGGGGTTGTCCGCTGATAGGGATCGATCACGCGCAGCAACTCACGACGAAACGAGCTCGTGTCGTGAGCTCCATCGTGCACTACCCGGCGCTGGAGCTGCTCTACACGCGGCAGGTGATCCCGGCGGATCTCATCGTGGCGTACCGCGGTCGAGCGAAGCTGATCGTATCGCCGACGGGGGGCATTGGGCTGTACGGGCGGTCGGGCAATCACGAGGTGGTGGACATTCCGTCGTGCCGCGTGCTCGCACCGCCGCTGTCCGAAGTTACTGCAACGCTTCGTGCGCTGCTTGCGTCGCCGCCCGCGGGAACCGAAGCACTTTTGACGCCGTTCGATCCGCAGAAAGGCGGAGTGCTTCGGGCGATCGATCTGCGTGAAGTGCACATGCCGGCAGCGGTGGCGACGTCGTTTCCGGAGACGACGCCGGGGCCGCAAGGAAGCCGAGTAGGCGTGCTTTTGACGTTCGTGCTGCAGCGCGATCGCGCGTCGTCGCGCGACGCGTTGATGGCGGCCGGCAAGCTGGTGCGGCCGCTGTTGCCTCGCGTCATTGGCGTTGCGGCGAACCTGCACGAAGCCGATGCGCCGCAGATTTTGGGCCCCGAGACGATCGTGCTGGATGGGGCTGCTCACGCGGAGGATCGCATCGGACGCACGTATCACATGGCGTCGTACGGGTCGTTCGTCCAGGTACATCGAGGGCAAGCGGCGCGCGTGCATGCGCTCATCGCGCGTGAGATCGCGTCGCTCGACATGCAGCTCTTGCTCGACGAAACGGGGACGAAGCGACGGCAGCCTCGAGTGCTGGATCTGTACGGAGGTTCGGGCGCGATCTCGGTCGCGCTCGCGCAAGAGCAGAACATCGTGACGATGATCGAGTCGTTCGCGCCGGCGGTCGCGAACGCTCGAGCAGCCGCTGCGTCGCAAGGATTGGGGGAGCTCGATGCGCGCGTGGGTGATGCAGCGGAGCTCGTGACGCAGCTCGTTTCGAAGCACGAGAAGTTCGACACGGTGGTGATGAATCCGCCGCGTCGAGGTGTATCGCCGGCGGCGCGCGAAGCGATTGCGCGCATCGGCGCGCCGCTTTGCATCTACGTTTCATGCGATCCCGACACGCTCGCGCGGGACCTCGATCACTTCAGCCGCGTTGGATACACGTCGAGTGAATTGATTCCGCTCGACATGATTCCGCTGACGGAAGAGGTCGAGACGATTGCAGTGCTGAAGAAGGCGCCGCCGGTTGCGCCGCGTGTGATCTACGAGGACGACGACGTGATCGTCGTGGAGAAGGGGCCGCACGAGCCTGTGGAGAACCAGCCCGAATACGTGACGTCGCTGATGCAGCGGTGTTTGCGTTTGCCCGGCGTATCGAGCTTGAAAGTGGTGAACAAGCTCGACACGGGGACGAGCGGTCTGTGCATCTTCGCGCGTAACGAGGTTGCACGGCAGCTTTGGGCGACGGCGCTGGCGACGAGCGGACGGCTCATCTACTTGGTTGCGGCCAAAGGCGTGACGCCGACGAAGGGTGCGATTGCGCGCGACTTGCGAGAAGCGGGTCGAAGCTACATGGCGCGGACGCGTTATCGAAGGCTCGCGGTTGCATCGGGGCATTCGATTTTGCGTGTGATTCCGGATGGACATCGACCGCATCAGATACGGCGTCACTTGGCGGCGATTGGGCACCCGGTTCTTGGGGACGAACGTTACGGACACGTAGCGACGAATCGGTACTTCGAGGAAAAACACGGACTCGATCGATCATTCGTGCATCTCATTCGCATCGAGATCGCGCATCCGCGCACGGGTGCGAAGCTGCTCATCGAGTCGACGTTGCCGGGCGATCTGCGCGGCACGCTGGAGCGTTCCACCGGGTCGAACGTGCTGAAGTTCCTCGAGCAAAAGCACGCGCTTGGTGAGCAGCGGGCATCGTCGATGTTGCCGCCGGATCCATCGGGCGCGAGGACGTCGCAGCCGCGCCTGACCCCACTGAGTGATCCGCCTCCGTCGCATGCGCCCGACTCGCTGGTCGAGCCTACGTCACAAGGAACGCCGGATTCGCTTGCTCTGCCGCCTCCTTCGCGACCGTCCTATGCGCCGACGATTACCGAGCGTCCACCTGCGAGTGAGTCGGCGCTTTCACCGGTGCCGGATCTGGACGAAGCGCCGCAGACCAATCGTCACGCCATCGTGTCGGATGACGACTTCTAA
- a CDS encoding response regulator has protein sequence MLADFLSMEGYMVRTAEDGAAALGELARGSYDLVISDLKMPKMGGITLLDEIGKTAPDALTVIMTGFGTVETAIDAMKRGAYDYVLKPFKVDEVMHVVHRGIEKRRMAAENLRLREALSLYKVSEAIQASLSLDQVLETVADSCLSEVQSDLVSTWLDNGEGGFFERQHIRSSTIPEDTKLGALDHEKVIEHFRTEQTLLEQSTRGLRFFHAPPDIPLSSLMAVPLRIGPRFMGFIALVSFTKSRRFEEGQRKLLSIIASRAAAAIENARLYQDLQDTFQQTIQGLAKAIDKMDRYTSGHSDRVALYAVYLAKQLGLSPEQIEIVRQSALMHDIGKIGCVLNLNKPGKLTNDEYEVFKKHPIFGRDILDPIKFLHPLIPGVHLHHERWDGRGYPLKLKGNDIPLIARIISIADTYDAMTSDRSYRRALPHEVALAEIERCAATQFDPDLAANFTENIENYRDECRASGVKVPE, from the coding sequence ATGCTTGCGGATTTTCTGAGCATGGAGGGGTACATGGTGCGCACGGCGGAAGACGGCGCCGCGGCGCTCGGGGAGCTCGCGCGGGGGTCTTACGACCTGGTCATCAGCGACCTGAAGATGCCGAAGATGGGCGGCATCACGTTGCTCGATGAGATTGGCAAGACGGCGCCGGATGCGCTGACGGTCATCATGACTGGGTTTGGCACGGTGGAAACTGCGATCGACGCGATGAAGCGTGGGGCATACGACTACGTGCTGAAGCCATTCAAGGTGGATGAAGTGATGCACGTGGTGCATCGGGGCATCGAGAAGCGGCGGATGGCGGCGGAGAACCTGCGGCTGCGGGAAGCGCTGAGCTTGTACAAGGTGAGCGAAGCGATTCAGGCGAGTTTGTCGCTCGATCAGGTGTTGGAGACGGTTGCGGACAGTTGTTTGTCCGAGGTGCAGAGCGATCTGGTGTCGACGTGGCTCGACAATGGCGAGGGAGGGTTCTTCGAGCGGCAGCACATCCGTTCGTCTACGATTCCCGAGGACACGAAGCTCGGAGCGCTCGACCACGAGAAGGTCATCGAGCATTTCCGCACGGAGCAGACGCTGCTCGAGCAATCCACGCGAGGTCTGCGGTTTTTCCACGCGCCCCCCGACATACCGTTGTCGTCGCTGATGGCGGTGCCGTTGCGTATTGGCCCGCGTTTCATGGGCTTCATCGCGCTGGTGTCGTTCACGAAGAGCCGGCGATTCGAGGAGGGGCAGCGCAAGCTGCTCAGCATCATCGCGTCACGGGCTGCGGCGGCGATCGAGAACGCGCGGCTCTACCAGGATCTGCAGGACACGTTTCAGCAGACGATCCAGGGATTGGCGAAGGCGATCGACAAGATGGATCGCTACACGTCGGGGCATTCGGATCGCGTTGCGCTCTATGCCGTGTACTTGGCCAAACAGCTAGGTTTGTCCCCGGAGCAGATCGAGATAGTCCGGCAAAGCGCGCTGATGCACGACATCGGCAAGATCGGCTGCGTGCTCAACTTGAACAAGCCGGGCAAACTCACGAACGACGAGTACGAGGTCTTCAAGAAGCATCCGATCTTCGGGCGCGACATCTTGGATCCGATCAAGTTCTTGCATCCGCTCATTCCGGGCGTGCACTTGCATCACGAGCGGTGGGATGGGCGCGGGTATCCGCTCAAGTTGAAGGGCAACGACATCCCGCTCATCGCGCGCATCATTTCGATTGCCGACACGTACGACGCGATGACGAGCGACCGGTCGTATCGGCGTGCGCTTCCGCATGAAGTGGCGCTGGCGGAGATCGAGCGATGTGCGGCGACGCAGTTCGATCCGGACCTTGCGGCAAACTTCACGGAGAACATCGAAAACTACCGTGACGAATGTCGCGCCTCTGGCGTCAAGGTGCCAGAGTAG
- the lipB gene encoding lipoyl(octanoyl) transferase LipB: MSRLWRQGARVARVASHRDPIRTCYIGRQRYAPVHELQQRLVALRAEGQTPDLVLLVEHEPVVTLGRSAKETNLLLGQAAFGDIGVDVVQTARGGDVTYHGPGQLVCYPIVNLAPDRCDVRKYVRSLAEVMILMAREFGVEAGVVDGLIGVWVDRAKPSEWAGAPWAEDLAKVGAIGVRLSRWVTMHGFALNLSVNLAAFQWIIPCGIREHGVTSIQDLVGHAPSVRDAAFGARDALAKGLDLPIGAVEDVSDAPDLLSALVGAEKAALARTMELPT; this comes from the coding sequence ATGTCGCGCCTCTGGCGTCAAGGTGCCAGAGTAGCCCGCGTGGCGAGCCACCGAGATCCCATTCGCACCTGTTACATAGGCCGACAGCGATATGCGCCGGTGCACGAGCTTCAGCAGCGGCTCGTAGCGCTTCGAGCGGAAGGGCAAACGCCGGACTTGGTGCTGCTCGTCGAACACGAGCCGGTCGTGACGCTTGGTCGATCGGCCAAAGAGACAAACCTTTTGCTTGGGCAGGCGGCGTTTGGCGACATCGGCGTGGACGTCGTGCAAACGGCTCGAGGTGGAGACGTCACGTATCACGGGCCTGGGCAGCTTGTTTGTTATCCGATCGTCAACCTTGCACCGGATCGGTGTGACGTTCGGAAGTACGTCCGATCGCTTGCGGAAGTGATGATCCTGATGGCGCGCGAGTTTGGTGTGGAGGCTGGTGTCGTCGATGGATTGATTGGCGTGTGGGTCGACCGCGCCAAACCATCGGAGTGGGCTGGAGCTCCGTGGGCGGAGGACTTGGCGAAGGTGGGCGCGATAGGCGTGCGTTTGTCGCGTTGGGTGACGATGCACGGTTTTGCGCTGAACCTTTCGGTCAACCTTGCAGCGTTTCAGTGGATCATCCCGTGTGGGATTCGCGAGCATGGGGTGACGTCGATTCAGGACCTCGTGGGGCACGCGCCTTCAGTGCGAGATGCAGCGTTTGGAGCGCGTGATGCGCTTGCCAAGGGGCTCGACCTGCCCATCGGGGCAGTGGAAGACGTTTCGGATGCGCCGGATCTGCTGAGCGCGCTGGTTGGCGCGGAGAAAGCGGCACTTGCGCGCACGATGGAGCTGCCGACATAG
- a CDS encoding HAMP domain-containing histidine kinase has protein sequence MAARRTTAESQPSHPALSALLSLSGSLTRTKPGGVFAEALTCVFEGTKLHAGMVHEATPSGLELVAEEGLPAALRPHVGSFPAAVAPWFVIQEAAKRRRLTVDDDAASILAARVSPSVLRSAGWNAVAAAPIVIGRDVVGVISLAASSAELFTSQVLTVLETAANMLALFLAREKALAGEVPRTERPASVTDVDEKLMRLATLGALAAGFVDDLRAVSSQLASYSSHQEKWLEQLRMRHPSAAAVLRELESAQEEAANTLMLARTSGGRLLAALEETAPELVDVGSVVHDAVGLVESAARARNVDILVAIQPGAESLVRCKRSHLWQLVHGLLADGIDACGRADKPGKPTIQAPRMQIVSVSVAREKNKIVVTIEHSGKAATTEHRRATSIHPLLAREPLGLMLARNIAASHGGTLEAARSDLGGMLVRVTLPASASPPSSKRARSGPTSSKRARMNAPTLDAMPAVQLPDTLPGSVSGGSLRPSRARAQTLPAFDEPPPVSEVDMYASTERVPLAYSAAAPARAPASIISTNVNDSPKITVVVPPSTRKRSNSGQGPASKGKGS, from the coding sequence ATGGCGGCGCGCCGCACGACTGCCGAGTCACAACCATCTCATCCTGCGCTGAGCGCTCTACTCAGTCTGTCCGGATCACTCACGCGCACCAAACCTGGCGGCGTGTTCGCCGAGGCCCTCACGTGCGTCTTCGAAGGCACCAAGCTTCATGCGGGCATGGTGCATGAAGCGACGCCCTCGGGCCTGGAGCTCGTGGCCGAAGAAGGTTTGCCCGCAGCGCTGCGCCCTCACGTTGGATCATTTCCAGCCGCTGTTGCGCCCTGGTTCGTCATCCAAGAAGCCGCTAAACGACGCCGGCTGACCGTCGACGACGATGCAGCATCGATTCTTGCAGCTCGCGTGTCTCCGTCGGTCCTCCGAAGTGCCGGTTGGAACGCGGTCGCCGCTGCGCCCATCGTCATCGGTCGTGATGTTGTCGGGGTCATTTCGCTCGCAGCGTCATCGGCCGAGCTGTTCACGTCTCAAGTGCTGACGGTGCTGGAAACTGCAGCAAATATGCTCGCGCTGTTTCTCGCACGCGAAAAAGCGCTTGCAGGCGAAGTGCCGCGTACGGAACGACCTGCGTCCGTCACGGATGTCGACGAGAAATTGATGCGCCTTGCGACGCTCGGCGCGCTTGCGGCTGGATTCGTCGACGACCTGCGCGCGGTGTCGTCGCAACTCGCGTCCTACAGCAGCCACCAAGAAAAGTGGCTCGAACAATTGCGCATGCGTCACCCGAGCGCGGCAGCCGTGCTCCGCGAGCTCGAGTCCGCGCAAGAAGAAGCTGCAAACACGCTCATGCTCGCGCGTACGAGCGGTGGACGGCTGCTTGCTGCGCTCGAGGAGACGGCCCCGGAGCTCGTCGATGTGGGTTCGGTCGTTCACGATGCGGTTGGCCTCGTCGAATCCGCTGCGCGTGCTCGAAACGTCGACATCCTCGTCGCAATTCAGCCGGGCGCGGAATCACTCGTTCGCTGCAAACGCAGTCACTTGTGGCAACTGGTGCATGGACTGCTCGCGGATGGCATCGACGCTTGCGGTCGCGCGGACAAACCCGGAAAGCCAACGATTCAGGCGCCGCGGATGCAGATCGTGTCGGTATCCGTTGCTCGTGAGAAAAACAAAATCGTCGTGACCATCGAGCATTCGGGAAAAGCCGCGACGACGGAACACCGGCGGGCGACGTCGATTCACCCGCTGCTCGCGAGAGAACCGCTCGGCCTGATGCTCGCACGCAACATCGCCGCATCGCATGGAGGCACGCTCGAAGCAGCGCGCTCGGACTTGGGCGGCATGCTGGTGCGCGTGACGCTGCCGGCATCGGCGTCACCGCCTTCGTCGAAGCGAGCGCGTTCAGGGCCGACATCCTCCAAACGGGCGCGCATGAACGCTCCGACGCTCGATGCCATGCCCGCAGTCCAGCTTCCCGATACGCTGCCAGGCTCGGTGAGCGGTGGGTCGTTGCGGCCGAGCCGAGCACGCGCACAAACGCTCCCTGCGTTCGATGAACCGCCGCCGGTCTCGGAAGTGGACATGTACGCGTCGACCGAACGCGTGCCGCTGGCGTATTCGGCTGCAGCACCCGCGCGCGCTCCTGCATCGATCATCAGTACGAACGTCAACGACTCGCCGAAGATCACCGTGGTCGTTCCGCCGTCGACGAGGAAACGGTCGAACAGCGGACAAGGGCCAGCGAGTAAGGGGAAGGGGTCCTAG